One Primulina tabacum isolate GXHZ01 chromosome 10, ASM2559414v2, whole genome shotgun sequence DNA segment encodes these proteins:
- the LOC142504983 gene encoding uncharacterized protein LOC142504983, protein MALRIDSQVTNNEAEYEAVLAGIRAAREVGASRIILYSDSQLITQQIKGVYEAKDDRMLKYLQLIKTQLEVFMDWGIEQIPQEENNEADAWAKMAASISEASTREVLHVSRLILSTDEETIPEPEDSWMTSLIKFITTNELPEDKSRAQKIKRQVPRFVLLNNVLYRRSFQGPLLKCLSKEKVDYVLREVHEGCCAEHLGGVSLARKTLAGFWWPTLDSTRIVRACEDCQYHSNFQHSPATPMRPIWASCPFDQWGMDIVEAEPLAKITEQKVLKFLWKNIVCRFGVPRRLISDNGRQFQGKGITSWCREMKITQYFTSVAYPQANGQKEVPGHGVGFGRREERLSNDLDGRIPGPGHEIIQQESPNPKLPSGGSSHEESQSSWDVGKLETRWEGPYRITRRVSSGSFYLEDAQGHSLKRPWNVFHLKKYYA, encoded by the exons CCCGGATTATCTTGTATTCTGATTCCCAATTAATTACCCAGCAGATCAAGGGTGTGTATGAAGCTAAGGATGACAGGATGCTCAAATATCTACAGCTCATCAAAACCCAATTAGAAGTCTTTATGGATTGGGGTATTGAACAAATACCCCAGGAGGAGAATAATGAAGCAGATGCTTGGGCCAAAATGGCTGCTTCTATATCAGAGGCCAGTACCCGAGAAGTACTGCATGTTTCTCGGTTAATTCTCTCCACAGATGAAGAGACAATACCAGAACCTGAAGACTCCTGGATGACATCCTTAATCAAATTCATTACAACAAATGAATTACCTGAAGACAAATCCCGAGCTCAAAAAATCAAGAGACAAGTtcccaggtttgttctcttaaacAATGTTTTGTACAGGAGATCATTTCAAGGGCCTTTATTGAAATGTTTGTCTAAGGAAAAAGTGGATTATGTCCTCCGGGAAGTTCACGAAGGATGTTGTGCTGAGCATCTCGGAGGAGTATCTTTGGCCCGGAAGACGTTGGCTGGATTCTGGTGGCCAACTCTGGACTCTACCCGAATAGTCCGGGCTTGTGAGGATTGTCAATATCACTCAAACTTTCAACACAGCCCGGCCACTCCTATGAGGCCAATCTGGGCATCTTGCCCCTTTGATCAGTGGGGTATGGACATT GTGGAAGCCGAGCCCTTGGCCAAAATTACTGAGCAGAAAGTATTGAAATTTTTGTGGAAGAACATAGTATGCCGGTTTGGGGTACCTAGAAGACTGATCTCAGATAATGGAAGACAGTTTCAGGGCAAAGGGATTACATCTTGGTGTCGGGAAATGAAGATTACTCAGTATTTCACTTCTGTTGCTTACCCACAAGCTAATGGCCAGAAAGAAGTG CCGGGCCATGGAGTTGGATTTGGTAGAAGAGAAGAGAGATTAAGTAATGATTTGGATGGAAGAATACCGGGGCCGGGTCATGAAATCATACAACAAGAAAGTCCGAATCCGAAACTTCCAAGTGGGGGATCTAGTCATGAAGAAAGTCAATCCAGCTGGGATGTCGGGAAGTTGGAAACTCGGTGGGAAGGACCTTACAGAATAACCCGGAGGGTCAGCTCAGGATCTTTTTATCTAGAAGATGCTCAAGGACATTCTCTCAAAAGACCTTggaatgtttttcatttaaAGAAGTACTATGCTTGA